The window cctcagatatgcagatgacaccacccttatggcagaaagcgcagaagaactaaagagcctcttgatgaaagtaaacgaggggagtgaaaaagttggcttaaaactcaacattcagaaaactaagatcacagcatctggtcccatcacttcatggcaaatagttggggaaacaatggaaacggtgagagacttcattattttgtgctccaaaatcactgcagatggtgactgcagtaattaaattaaaagatagttgctccttggaagaaaagctatgaccaacctagacagcatagtaaaaagcagagacattgctttgccaatgAAGTTCTGTCTAGTAAaggctttgtttttttcagtggtcatgtgtggatgtgagagttggactatacagaaaactgagcaccaaagaattgatgctttgaattgtgttgaagaagactcttgagagtcccttggactacaaggagatccaaccagtccatcctaaaggaaatcagttcctgaatattcattggaaggactgatgctgaagctgaaactccaatactttggccacctgatacaaagaactgactcatctgaaaagaccctgatgctgggaaagattgaaggtgggaggagaaggggatgacagagggtgagatagttggatggtatccccgacttgatgtacatgagttttgagtaagctctagcattggtgatggatagggaagcctggcatgttgcagtccatggggttgcaaaaagtcggttcagttctgttcactgagcaactgaactcaactgactgTTGTGAATCAAACTTCTGCATTTTCAAAAGGTAGCTGCATAAaatggatgatttttttaaagttgtgaatATCAAGGGTTTTCTGGAAATagttaaagtgaagtgaagtcgctcagttgtgtccgactctttgggaccccatggactgtagcccaccaggctcctccatccatggaattttccaggcaagagtactggagtgggtttgccatttccttctccaggggatcttcccgacccagggatcgaacccgggtctcccgcattgcaggcagacgctttaccgtctgagcccccaaggCAAGCCCAGagattgaaagaaatgaaagtttctcagtcatgttggattctttgtgaccctgtgtgcTAGACGGTCCAGGAGCTCTCCAGGCctgaatcctggagtgagtagcctttcccttctccaggggatctccccaacccagggatggaacccaggtctcctgcaatgaaggcagattctttcccagccgagccacaagggaaggcctgGAAGTAGTCCTGAATGGACTGCAGGTCCATGCGCAGCTTAGACCAGCGTGCGTGGCAACAGTGCAGCGATGACCGGCTGTAGCCGAGCAGTCTTCCCGGCGTGCCAAGGACACCACACAAAGTGGGTGTGCCCTTTTTGCTGTCACTGCGCCCCAATGTTCTAATAAAAATGCATCCCTGTTTACCGAGAACCCTTTAGTATGGTCTCTGCAGTAGCATTTAGTATATCTGGTGTCTTTATATGTGTCTTTTATGGCcagacaaaaatatattaaagtgaCTGCTTATGTGAGAATTGTTAAAAGTCAGAGTTTCTGGTTCAGAAATAATTAAGCCATTTACATTGAGTGACACTGATATTTAATTTCATACCAGTTGTGAGAACTAGTATAGcttttcagaaaaacagaaatgttgaATAATTATTAAATGTACAGGGAGATTTTATTCAGGGGAAATTGACTTTAACTTTTTTCCTCATCTTTGTTATTTACAGGATGGAAATAGGCCAGTAAAAGATAGGAGAAATTGAAATTAATCAACATTTCTAGATGATACATTTTGGGGAAGATGTGAGAAAAGGCAAACAGTGGAGTTTAGATATGTCAGATACGTTAGATACATTAAACAAGCCAGAGATAtgctatgtatgtatatgtgtgtgttgacTTACACATGTTAATGAACTGATAAGACTATATTATAATTAGATCACATTTTAATGTCTTCCATTGTAGGATCTGAGATGGTTCATTTTGATGGGAAGAGTTCTTTGCTGTACACATTTAATCATAAATCCATAAATCCAATCAAAGAAGttatttctctgaaatttaaAACCAGAGAGAACAACGGGATTCTACTCCACAGAGAAGGACCAAATGACAAACACATCACCCTGGAGTTAGTTAAAGGAAAACTCATCTTATCCCTTaattcaggtaaaaaaaaaacaggtgtttCGGGAAACACTATTTAGATGAAAGTGTCTTTTATGATGACTTTTCCTTCACAGTTAAGTGGCTAATTTAAGCCCAGAGTACGTTTGGATGTGCGGGTGGTCTGACTTGGCTGGAAaggtgccccctccctccctcataGTTCCACGTGCTTCCCTCCCAAGCTGAGCGTCGCTTGAGGAGGCACACCTTCTCCTCTAGAGGAGGGCCGTTCTTTGGTCGAGGGTACACGCGTAGCTTTGCTTCTCTGCTAGAACCTCGAAGCAAGCCCTCAAGGTCCACCTGCAAGAGAACGCAGGGTCGCCAAGCTTCCAAGACTCCAGACACATCCAAATGAGGCATTCCATGTGGCAGTCCgcctttctttaaaaagcaaaacaagcatAGACAAAAAAGAACACTTTTGTGAAAGAAAGCAGACCCTATAAATGATTATTCTGAAGACCAGAGCTGTCCCAGCAAATGGACACATGGTCGCCTACAGTCGAGCTCTACTAAGAGCGACATGTGTGATCCTCAGTGTGCTTTTATGTAAAAAGTGTTCTTCCTTGATAATCATGTAAGATCAgtagcagatgctcaataaataaccTGAGAATATCATGGTGACAAGGGTGGCTTATCATAAACTTTTGAAGTAGTCCTGTGAAagaagactcaggaagaaatattttcaagaaaaatgaaaattcaggacataataataataaaacaagttAGATAGAAGATGTTACTCAATATCAAAGAAGATTGTATTTAAGATTAAGATAAAAGCAGCTCGCCAGTTCTTGGGATAAAAGAATGTAAGGAAAGTGTAACTGATGTGAGAAATGCTAAACCTTAAAGCATTGATCATGGTATTGAGACGGAACGGTGCATTTACGCTTCCTTCCTTTTCAGGCCAGGCTAGCTCGCCCTCGCCCGATGCCCTCATGCTGGGCAGTCTGCTGGATGATGAGCACTGGCATTCTGTTCTCATTGAGCTCCTCAGTACAGACGTCAACTTCACTGTGGACACGCACACTCATCATTTTCAGGCGAAAGGAGACTCCAACTATGTGGATCTTGATTATAAGGTGTGAAATGACTTTTTAAGTATTACAGATTTTATTGTTTGATTGCAGCGTAATCTTCTATAGAAAATACTACTACATTGAAAAATTCCCTTTCCTACTAATTCAGAATTCTGATAACATATTTCCTATGTGTGGTAACTTCACACTGGAAGATACATGCTCAAGCTATTGAGACATTTTATTCCTTACAGATGTTAGTCTTCACAAGAGAGTAAATAGTTGTTAAATTTAGGAAATCCATACATGAAGAGCTACCAGTTcaacaaagaatatttttaaatgcatttgttcACACAGTTCCTCTGTATTCCCTCTGGTGTTTGGCTGCTGCGAATATTACCTTCGAGATTTCTTTGTTTTAGGGCAATCCTAAACAGAATCAGCTACCTAGGATAATTTAGAGAAGTAATTACATATATTCCAATCTGAATTTTTTAAGTAACGAGAAGGCCAGGTGCACACATCTCAGAATACTGTTTCTTGGGGTTTTTAAACACCTGATGGTATTTGCAGCATGTTGCCCATGTGTGTCTAACATACACTGAAATGCATTGCTTGTTCTGCCAGTTCTGCTGAGCACATCTGTCAGCAAACCAGGTTTCAACATTCACTTGGTATGAGTGGCCTCAGCAGCAGGGACCAGCTGGCGATTCTGGTCTTGAATGATATTATTAGTGGCTTTGTAATTCTAATCTATCAGAGTTGTGGC of the Odocoileus virginianus isolate 20LAN1187 ecotype Illinois unplaced genomic scaffold, Ovbor_1.2 Unplaced_Contig_361, whole genome shotgun sequence genome contains:
- the LOC139034307 gene encoding contactin-associated protein-like 3, which encodes SEMVHFDGKSSLLYTFNHKSINPIKEVISLKFKTRENNGILLHREGPNDKHITLELVKGKLILSLNSGQASSPSPDALMLGSLLDDEHWHSVLIELLSTDVNFTVDTHTHHFQAKGDSNYVDLDYKISFGGIPGHGKSVAFPHKNFHGCFENLYYNGVDIIDLSKKHKPQVLIM